The Eleginops maclovinus isolate JMC-PN-2008 ecotype Puerto Natales chromosome 24, JC_Emac_rtc_rv5, whole genome shotgun sequence genome contains a region encoding:
- the LOC134860640 gene encoding TSC22 domain family protein 1-like isoform X1 — MHHQDFAADPPATGSRKAGYHYRRGSSGTPGSPAASGSGSNTVDENPPQAGSNSPGLNHQPQSQASVAQVKKKSGFQITSVTSAQINVSGNNSLADDTESYDDMDESHTEDLSSSDMLDVSVSRATDTGVPERSSSDETLNSLHGVDTPGMVSPNEPLHPHSIPQGSQQHNSLVNGTMHHTFYPQQPHHQHSDSLGGSEPSLPALPIAPLASSSPGMVSKVGPSQSQRPPMMDNSKPAGRTAQPAAPIVAGTATDPHLQGTVSLSNVSALSAAAGPASGPAGYDNTNANGGAASAGAPSAAPNTQTQHTQTQTAPGSRFRVVKLDTNSEPFRKGRWMCTEYYEKEVPPVATSEAPKVVEVAVETEAGNAGISQGIPAVHPPHTLQPYQTPSQDFNSPQAVQSPPQAQTTPLTYVSPQEVVAGPHMQQAPVTLPTATPQAGVNQPASVIPQQLPYTVDPHQAPPQGGYPAPQFHAPGSVRQPDFIQPTAPFQTQVQPPPPHGAVGISSNPVPQPPINIIQQLSLQGQVAPPAQAPYAGQPQTLPTHLIQPQSTATAPVAPSHGTHYMPLTALQADLQPLLTLGATFAQGHGGGSFRTSQLEDAQRLLLQHQGLLGLPRFGMTAGGDGAAEAGIAAGSLAHMGMSAEASAFMAAAAAAGLRTQHAEGEEDSSSGASVVAIDNKIEQAMDLVKSHLMYAVREEVEVLKEQIKELIERNTQLEQENNLLKNLASPEQMAQFQAQVQTGSPTGSGQPLVAVPAGNPQQGLPSSQSSGTSA; from the exons ATGCACCACCAGGACTTCGCTGCAGACCCACCTGCGACCGGGAGCAGGAAGGCGGGTTACCACTACAGGAGGGGTAGCAGCGGTACGCCTGGCTCCCCTGCAGCCAGTGGCAGTGGCTCCAACACGGTCGACGAGAATCCCCCCCAGGCTGGATCCAATTCTCCCGGACTCAATCACCAGCCCCAGTCCCAAGCATCTGTAGCTCAGGTAAAGAAGAAGAGTGGCTTCCAGATCACAAGTGTCACCTCAGCGCAGATCAACGTGAGTGGCAACAACAGTTTGGCAGATGACACAGAGAGCTATGATGACATGGATGAGTCACACACAGAAgatctctcctcctctgataTGCTGGATGTTTCCGTGTCCAGGGCCACGGATACAGGTGTCCCGGAGAGAAGCTCTTCTGATGAGACACTCAACAGTCTCCATGGGGTTGACACACCTGGAATGGTGTCACCCAACGAGCCTCTTCACCCTCATTCCATCCCTCAGGGGTCTCAGCAGCACAACTCCTTGGTAAATGGCACCATGCACCATACGTTTTACCCTCAGCAGCCCCACCATCAGCACTCTGACAGCTTGGGAGGAAGTGAGCCCTCATTGCCAGCCCTTCCCATTGCTCCCTTGGCTAGCTCCAGCCCTGGTATGGTTTCCAAAGTCGGGCCCAGCCAGTCGCAGAGGCCACCCATGATGGATAACAGTAAACCTGCAGGACGGACAGCTCAGCCCGCAGCCCCTATTGTTGCTGGGACAGCCACTGATCCACATCTGCAAGGCACTGTGAGCCTTTCTAATGTGTCagccctctctgctgctgcaggtcctGCGTCTGGGCCTGCAGGTTATGACAACACTAATGCTAATGGGGGAGCAGCTTCTGCTGGAGCCCCTTCTGCTGCCCCCAACACTCAAACCCAGCACACCCAAACTCAAACAGCCCCCGGCTCTCGTTTTAGGGTGGTCAAACTAGACACTAACTCTGAGCCATTCCGCAAAGGAAGATGGATGTGTACAGAGTATTATGAAAAGGAGGTCCCTCCTGTAGCTACATCTGAGGCACCAAAGGTTGTAGAGGTGGCTGTAGAGACTGAGGCAGGTAATGCCGGGATTAGTCAAGGTATACCTGCTGTACACCCACCTCACACACTTCAGCCCTATCAGACCCCGAGCCAGGACTTCAACAGTCCACAAGCGGTGCAGAGCCCGCCCCAGGCCCAAACTACTCCTCTGACCTATGTTTCACCCCAGGAGGTTGTTGCTGGGCCCCACATGCAGCAAGCTCCTGTCACTCTCCCTACAGCAACACCACAGGCTGGTGTAAATCAGCCTGCCTCTGTGATACCCCAGCAACTGCCCTACACTGTGGATCCCCACCAGGCTCCACCCCAGGGAGGTTACCCTGCACCTCAGTTCCATGCTCCAGGAAGTGTCCGTCAGCCAGACTTTATCCAGCCCACTGCACCCTTCCAGACCCAGGTCCAGCCTCCTCCGCCACACGGTGCAGTGGGAATCTCCAGCAACCCAGTTCCACAGCCCCCGATCAATATAATCCAGCAGCTGTCTCTTCAAGGTCAGGTAGCCCCACCTGCCCAGGCACCTTATGCAGGACAGCCACAAACCCTCCCAACTCACCTGATACAGCCCCAATCTACTGCTACAGCCCCAGTAGCACCCAGCCACGGGACCCACTACATGCCTTTGACTGCACTTCAAGCTGACCTGCAGCCTCTCCTCACCCTGGGTGCCACCTTCGCCCAGGGCCACGGAGGAGGCTCCTTTAGAACATCGCAGCTGGAGGATGCCCAGAGGCTCCTGCTCCAGCACCAAGGCCTGCTGGGTCTGCCCCGGTTTGGGATGACAGCAGGAGGAGACGGGGCTGCAGAGGCCGGAATTGCTGCAGGGTCGCTGGCCCACATGGGGATGTCGGCGGAAGCGAGTGCCTTCAtggccgctgctgctgctgcaggcctCAGGACCCAGCAtgctgagggagaggaggacag cTCTTCCGGTGCAAGTGTGGTGGCGATTGACAACAAGATTGAACAAGCGATG GACCTGGTGAAGAGCCACCTGATGTACGCCGTGCgcgaggaggtggaggtgctgAAGGAGCAGATCAAGGAGCTGATCGAGCGCAACACgcagctggagcaggagaacaACCTGCTGAAGAACCTGGCCAGCCCCGAGCAGATGGCTCAGTTCCAGGCGCAGGTCCAGACCGGCTCCCCTACCGGCTCCGGACAGCCCCTGGTGGCCGTCCCGGCCGGCAACCCGCAGCAGGGCCTCCCCTCCTCACAGAGCTCCGGTACATCCGCGTAA
- the LOC134860640 gene encoding TSC22 domain family protein 1-like isoform X2 yields the protein MREKGLAGAGGAQGRDAATLKLLFWELEKHLKSSSGASVVAIDNKIEQAMDLVKSHLMYAVREEVEVLKEQIKELIERNTQLEQENNLLKNLASPEQMAQFQAQVQTGSPTGSGQPLVAVPAGNPQQGLPSSQSSGTSA from the exons ATGAGAGAGAAGGGGCTGGCCGGGGCAGGAGGAGCGCAGGGCAGGGACGCCGCCACCCTGAAGCTGCTCTTCTGGGAGCTGGAGAAGCATCTGAAGAG cTCTTCCGGTGCAAGTGTGGTGGCGATTGACAACAAGATTGAACAAGCGATG GACCTGGTGAAGAGCCACCTGATGTACGCCGTGCgcgaggaggtggaggtgctgAAGGAGCAGATCAAGGAGCTGATCGAGCGCAACACgcagctggagcaggagaacaACCTGCTGAAGAACCTGGCCAGCCCCGAGCAGATGGCTCAGTTCCAGGCGCAGGTCCAGACCGGCTCCCCTACCGGCTCCGGACAGCCCCTGGTGGCCGTCCCGGCCGGCAACCCGCAGCAGGGCCTCCCCTCCTCACAGAGCTCCGGTACATCCGCGTAA
- the LOC134860640 gene encoding TSC22 domain family protein 1-like isoform X3 yields MNSQCYTVAMDLSVCQLRNFSISFLSSVLGKEGASVRVDNSSSGASVVAIDNKIEQAMDLVKSHLMYAVREEVEVLKEQIKELIERNTQLEQENNLLKNLASPEQMAQFQAQVQTGSPTGSGQPLVAVPAGNPQQGLPSSQSSGTSA; encoded by the exons ATGAATTCCCAATGTTACACCGTGGCGATGGATCTTAGCGTTTGCCAACTGAGGAATTTCTCGATATCGTTTCTGTCCTCTGTGCTGGGGAAGGAGGGCGCATCAGTCCGGGTTGACAATAG cTCTTCCGGTGCAAGTGTGGTGGCGATTGACAACAAGATTGAACAAGCGATG GACCTGGTGAAGAGCCACCTGATGTACGCCGTGCgcgaggaggtggaggtgctgAAGGAGCAGATCAAGGAGCTGATCGAGCGCAACACgcagctggagcaggagaacaACCTGCTGAAGAACCTGGCCAGCCCCGAGCAGATGGCTCAGTTCCAGGCGCAGGTCCAGACCGGCTCCCCTACCGGCTCCGGACAGCCCCTGGTGGCCGTCCCGGCCGGCAACCCGCAGCAGGGCCTCCCCTCCTCACAGAGCTCCGGTACATCCGCGTAA